In the genome of Drosophila subpulchrella strain 33 F10 #4 breed RU33 chromosome 2L, RU_Dsub_v1.1 Primary Assembly, whole genome shotgun sequence, one region contains:
- the LOC119548634 gene encoding C-type lectin 37Da-like, giving the protein MLTKAVAVFLLVASVDLGVSYDKYTTKILNGNPNNVNVNSSPFIKINVGFYYFGQERVNWHVADENCRKLGSDLVSFETAQEYDAIAEYLKSKGERAEHWTSGNDLGTKGAHKWYPSATGIYINRWAPNQPDNAGGIEHCIHIGYVYHYSTNIEMNDRPCREDKNSLFKYVCEAPKPETISIVVWK; this is encoded by the exons ATGTTAACAAAAGCAGTTGCAGTTTTTTTACTTGTCGCCAGCGTTGATCTGGGAGTTTCATACGATAAATACACcactaaaatattaaatg GTAACCCAAACAACGTAAACGTTAATTCAAGTCCCTTCATCAAGATCAATGTAGGGTTCTATTACTTTGGACAGGAGAGGGTTAATTGGCATGTAGCCGACGAGAACTGCCGCAAGTTGGGATCAGATCTGGTTTCCTTTGAAACAGCTCAGGAATACGATGCCATTGctgaatatttaaaaagcaAGGGAGAACGCGCCGAGCACTGGACATCCGGCAATGACTTGGGAACTAAAGGCGCTCACAAATGGTATCCCAGTGCTACAGGAATATACATTAATCGGTGGGCCCCAAACCAACCAGACAATGCTGGCGGAATTGAGCATTGCATACACATCGGTTACGTATATCACTACTCAACAAATATCGAAATGAACGATCGTCCCTGCAGGGAAGACAAAAACAGCTTGTTTAAATATGTTTGTGAGGCTCCAAAACCAGAAACTATATCTATTGTTGTTTGGAAATAG
- the LOC119548635 gene encoding C-type lectin 37Db — protein MFSVLLPCLILWNALLLGAFPLDRQSFLMVGGKDYYISLDKSNWFEATNRCRQKGGFLLNLESQEELQLLSPFLHPAYSYWLSINDLGVRGVYVSEATGLEAPFLNWSAGQPDNSDGDDRCVELWPSTSSQFRMNDLSCRMLVAFICQLN, from the exons ATGTTCAGTGTACTTCTGCCGTGTCTGATTTTGTGGAATGCTCTACTTTTGGGGGCCTTCCCTTTGGATCGCCAAA GTTTTCTTATGGTTGGTGGAAAGGATTACTACATTTCTTTGGACAAATCAAACTGGTTCGAAGCAACCAACCGTTGCCGTCAAAAGGGTGGATTCCTGCTGAACCTGGAGAGCCAGGAGGAGCTGCAACTCCTAAGCCCTTTCCTCCACCCAGCCTACAGCTACTGGCTATCCATCAATGATCTTGGTGTTCGGGGCGTATACGTATCGGAGGCCACTGGTCTTGAGGCcccatttttaaattggtcCGCCGGCCAGCCGGACAACAGCGATGGCGACGATCGGTGTGTGGAGCTCTGGCCATCGACAAGTTCCCAGTTCCGGATGAACGATCTATCCTGCAGAATGTTGGTCGCCTTTATTTGCCAGTTAAACTAG